The stretch of DNA TGCCATAGAAGCGATCCTGGAGCGAGCCTTTTTTCAACGAGGGATTGCTCTCATAGCGGCCGCAGGAAACTGTAGTCCAGCCACGCCATGTCCCCATATTCTGTATCCAGCCTCACTACCCTATGTGGTTGCAGTGTCCGCAACAGATTCCACAGGTTCCTCGGCCTGGCAGAACTTCGGAACCTTTGTTGACGTAGTGGCCCCTGGCAGTTGGGTCTACACGATTGGTGGTTTGACAAAAATTTTCAACGAACATGCAATGAACGAAGGTTATAGTTGGTGGAGCGGCACATCAATCTCTGCGCCACACGTTACCGGAATCGCCGCATTATTGAAGACTGCAGCGCCCACAATTGCGGCGGGAACCATTTATGATATTTTGAGGCAATCCTGCGACACCGTAGATGGTTTTACTAGTTTTCCGAATGTTTACACAGGCTACGGGAAGATAAACGCCAAGAAAGCAGTTAGTCGCGTAATCAATGGGCTGCATTGCGATGGCATACCCGGCGATGTTAATGTCGACTGTTACGTCAACTGGGATGACTGCTTGTTTCTCGGAGAGTTCCTTCGCGGCAATGTCGTGCTGCCCCAGCCTGCAAATGCCGATGTCAATGCAGATTGTCTGGTCGACCTGAGTGACTACGCCAGGTTATCCTCCTATACGTTGACTCTTGCTGGTACACTCCTTCCGGGCTGCGCAACTCAAGAACAACATCATACAAACCAGAGCGTTTCCGTTATGCCGTCGCTCGAAAATGCTTACCCCAATCCCTGTAACCCATCCACGACCATAGCCTATAATCTTCCTGCTGGATCTTCTGTGAAGATCGTCGTCTATAACCTCCTAGGCGAGATCGTGAAGGTTCTGCACCAAGGTTTCCAGGAAGCGGGTGCCTATAACGTGACATGGGACGGTCGGAATGACAGCCATGAGTTCGTTTCGAGTGGAGTCTATTTCTACCAATTGCAGGCCAATGACTTCACGGCGACGCGAAAGCTGGTACTTTTGAAGTAATGCTTCGACAGTCTCCCACGAATCCTACTCTTCCCTGCCCTCCAGTTTAAGACAGAGGGCAGGGTACGGGGCTCGTGGAACTCTCATCCCGGCTACTCGTGCATTGTGGCGTAATGGTTGCGGGCCGGATTGCTCCGTTTCATTTCCAGCCCACCCCAAAAAAACACTTTCTCCCCGGTGTGGCAGATTCGGGATACCAGCGCGCATACTCCATGTTACTTCGATGACAGTTTCTGTCAGTCACTTTTCCGCAAACCGATTCTCTGACAAGCGATTCGATATTTGATTTGTGAGCCAGTGATCTCCGCAATTCTTCTCGGACAATTCCCCCTTGAGTGGTTCCAACTCCAAGATAAGAACAAGATTGACAGTAGCATCGAATTGCGTATCTTACTTTAGGTTAGACGAGTAATGGAACGGTGGGAACTCGCGCCTGACCGCATTGACAGACAATTGCAGACATAGAACCCCTATTCTGCCTCCGCGGGTTTCTCCCTTCAGTTTTTTTTGAAAGCCAATCTCAAGTAAGAATTATGTGCAAGGTTTCCGAAAACCCTGATCAAATCCTAGACGACGTCGACAATCTGCTGCGGCTATTCAGGGAGCGCGAAGCATATGATATAGTGAGGGGACTGGATACCATCAACTTCTCCCGCCAGAAACTCGCAAGGTATCAAGTTCTAAAGCTTGGAACTGGGATTTCAGTAAGTGACTATTCCTTCAGAGATATCGAAGATTCCATCTCCTATTACGCTGAGTCCAAGCAATCCGCACTTCTTGGCTGGGCGCTACATGAGAAGGCAAGGTTATTTGTTGCCTTGGGAAGACATCGCGAAGCCCTTCCAATTCTGGAGCAAGCATACATTGAGTGCTTGGATGGTGGATCCCTTAGCAATGCCGCCAGGGCTATGAATCAATTGAGCTTCTGCCTGTATCAATTGGGCTGGATTGAGCCCGCAATTCATCACCTGAGAATTGGTCAAGCCCTCTATTTGAAGATTGGGAGAGACTCCTGTGTACAGACTCTTCGGAGCAATCTTTGTCACCTCCTATTCGGAGCCGGCCGAATTCGCGAAGCGGTCGAGGGTTATACAGAGCTAATTCCAAAGTTTGCAGGGGAGGGTGACCTTCGGCAGGGAATAGCGTATGAGATGGCCTCGTTGGCCTTTTCCCACTGCGGAGAATATGCTAAGGGCCGTGAATTAATTGAGTCTGCCATTAGGTTGCTCGCGCAACACAAACGCGAACTTGGCGTCTGTTATGAGAATCTGACAGTTATAGAGATTAAGTCTGGCCGATTCCGTGAAGCCAGAAAAGCCGTAGCCACGGGCCTCCAGATAGCAAATGAACTAGCACCTGAATCTGCGCTCTTCACGGGTATTAAAACGCGCCAAGCTGAATTGGCTGTCGCCACCGGCAAATTCACCGAAGCACAGAAGCATGCCGCCGAGGCGCTCGCGGTCGCGGAGAAGATCGGCCAACGGCTGGAGATCGCCGCCTGCTGGCGCGTTTTCGCGCAGGTTGCGGCCGCCACCGGCAAAGCCGAAGAAGCGCGCGATTGGTTCCGCCGCTCTATCGACCTCTTCAACCAGATATCCGCTCGTTACGAATTGGCCGTGGCCCGGTATGCCGCGGCATCATCAGAGATATTCGAACGTTCCGAATCGGTCGCCCTGCTCTACCTCGCCAAAGAATACTGCGAAGCGGAACAGGTCGCGCCATACCTCGCCAAGATCGATGCCGCTCTGGCCAAACTGGAACCGCGCAAAATCGCTCTCCAGCCTTCCGACTCCGATACGGTCAAGATCATTACCCGCAGTAAGCGGATGCTGTCACTGCTCGATCTGGCGCGCCATGTCGCGCCGACCCGCATGACTGTCCTGTTGACCGGCGCCACCGGCACCGGCAAAGATCTGATGGCGCGATGGATCCATGAGCAGTCCGGACGGACCGGACGGTTCCTCTCGCAGAATTTCGCCGCTCTCCCCGGCCCGCTGGCGGAGTCTGAGCTGTTCGGGCATCGCAAAGGGACATTCACGGGAGCTTCCGATGACAAGCCGGGGCTGTTTGAAGCGGCGGCGGGCGGAACATTCTACCTCAATGAGATCGCCGAGGCGCCGCTGGAACTCCAGGCGAAACTTCTCGAAGTACTGGAGACAAGATCATTGCGCCGACTTGGCGAAACGACCGACCGGTCGGTCGATATCCGGATAATTGCGGCGACCAATCATGACCTGGCGAAAGCGGTTCGGGAGAATCGATTCCGCGCCGACCTGTATCATCGCCTGAATGAGATCAATATCGCACTGCCGCCGTTGGCCGAGCGGACTGAGGATATCCCCGACCTGATCGCGCATTTCGTGAAGGAACTTGGCGTATCGGCGACCAATGGTTCGGCGGCTTATCTGGAGCGTCTGTCGTCAATCGTCTCGGCGCATAGCTGGCCGGGAAATATCCGGGAACTGCGGACATTTGTTCGCAAACTGCTGGTGATCGCGGAGAATGATATCAGCAAACTTCCGGAGATCGCGCAGGATCAGTTGCCGATGACGGATGAATCGCAGTTGGTGCGGATCCTTGAGCAGAGCGACTGGAATCAGACGCGCGCGGCAGAGACGCTTGGGGTGAGCGAGGGGACTATCCGGAAGCGTATCCGGAAGTTTGGGCTGGATCGGGACTAGGGTCTTCTTTCTTTTTCTTCAAATCACAGACAATTGAATCGAGTGGATGGGGGGCTGGGGGTTGTTGTTTGCCTCTCGACTTCGCTCGAGGCGACAGGTGGGGGGTCGTTCAAGGCGACAGGTGGATGCGCCTTGGAAGGATAGAGCAAACTGAGAGTGCAGTGTTCGCCTCTCGTCTTCGCTCGAGGCGACAGATGG from bacterium encodes:
- a CDS encoding sigma 54-interacting transcriptional regulator, producing the protein MASLAFSHCGEYAKGRELIESAIRLLAQHKRELGVCYENLTVIEIKSGRFREARKAVATGLQIANELAPESALFTGIKTRQAELAVATGKFTEAQKHAAEALAVAEKIGQRLEIAACWRVFAQVAAATGKAEEARDWFRRSIDLFNQISARYELAVARYAAASSEIFERSESVALLYLAKEYCEAEQVAPYLAKIDAALAKLEPRKIALQPSDSDTVKIITRSKRMLSLLDLARHVAPTRMTVLLTGATGTGKDLMARWIHEQSGRTGRFLSQNFAALPGPLAESELFGHRKGTFTGASDDKPGLFEAAAGGTFYLNEIAEAPLELQAKLLEVLETRSLRRLGETTDRSVDIRIIAATNHDLAKAVRENRFRADLYHRLNEINIALPPLAERTEDIPDLIAHFVKELGVSATNGSAAYLERLSSIVSAHSWPGNIRELRTFVRKLLVIAENDISKLPEIAQDQLPMTDESQLVRILEQSDWNQTRAAETLGVSEGTIRKRIRKFGLDRD